In Archangium violaceum, the following are encoded in one genomic region:
- a CDS encoding hybrid sensor histidine kinase/response regulator has product MTTPIPAPLWHFLSREVALVCDASGSITWGDERAVRMLECTPGQPLRKLAAQGTEDKVDRLITLARDERVEGWEVILCVGGMPRTFAFRGAPHEGGSALVGSLVTEDYAASLSQVSETMSELAALHRETERQQRELKRRADELALLNRDLEESNRGVRTLHAELDEKTESLVRAAEIKSRVVANVSHEFRTPLHSILGLARLLLNPANGSLTVEQQKQVQFIRTSGEALFELVNDLLDLSKMESGKATLRPLRFSASDFLGALRGMMRPLVPVDSPVELRFEEPPGELLLETDEAKVSQVLRNLVSNALKFTETGHVTVSAELAPDDRVCFQVRDTGIGISPELHERIFEEFTQVESPLQKKVKGTGLGLALSRRLAEFLGGSLTVQSTPGRGSTFTLLIPRVHPEVEAMVSLAERSQHLEPGRAPVLVLEDDRQTLFLYEKYLERSGFQVLPVRTVDEARRTLQRVRPAAIVMDVMLEGETSWGFLSELKGNEATRDIPTLVVTLMDREHKARALGADEFWLKPVVEEQLLRKLAAMARTGPVHKLLIIDDDDVHRYLLRQLLKDTPYVLSEAATGPEGIRLAREQRPDLIFLDFVLPDMTAFDVLDDLKADPITRDIPVILHTSRQLQEEERQRLAKETAIILAKHTLSREVAISRIRDALHKTGLGTNQGEGRRG; this is encoded by the coding sequence ATGACGACGCCCATCCCCGCGCCCTTGTGGCACTTCTTGAGCCGCGAGGTGGCGTTGGTGTGCGACGCCTCCGGCTCCATCACCTGGGGGGACGAGCGCGCGGTGCGGATGCTGGAGTGCACTCCGGGCCAACCCCTGCGCAAGCTGGCGGCCCAGGGCACCGAGGACAAGGTGGACCGGCTCATCACCCTGGCCCGTGACGAGCGGGTGGAGGGCTGGGAGGTCATCCTGTGCGTGGGGGGCATGCCGCGCACGTTCGCCTTCCGGGGCGCCCCGCATGAGGGGGGCTCGGCGTTGGTGGGCAGCCTGGTGACGGAGGACTATGCCGCGTCGCTCTCGCAGGTGAGCGAGACGATGAGCGAGCTGGCGGCGCTGCACCGCGAGACGGAGCGCCAGCAGCGCGAGCTCAAGCGGCGCGCGGACGAGCTGGCCCTGCTCAACCGGGACCTGGAGGAGTCCAACCGCGGCGTGCGCACGCTGCACGCCGAGCTGGACGAGAAGACGGAGAGCCTGGTGCGCGCCGCGGAGATCAAGAGCCGCGTGGTGGCCAACGTGAGCCACGAGTTCCGCACCCCGCTGCACTCCATCCTCGGCCTGGCGCGGCTGCTGCTCAACCCCGCCAACGGCAGCCTCACCGTGGAGCAGCAGAAGCAGGTGCAGTTCATCCGCACCTCGGGCGAGGCCCTCTTCGAGCTGGTGAACGACCTGTTGGACCTGTCGAAGATGGAGTCCGGCAAGGCGACGCTGCGGCCCCTGCGCTTCAGCGCCTCGGACTTCCTGGGCGCGCTGCGCGGGATGATGCGGCCGCTGGTGCCGGTGGACTCGCCGGTGGAGCTGCGCTTCGAGGAGCCACCTGGAGAGCTGCTGCTGGAGACGGACGAGGCCAAGGTGAGCCAGGTGCTGCGCAACCTGGTGTCCAACGCGCTGAAGTTCACGGAGACGGGCCACGTCACCGTCTCGGCCGAGCTGGCGCCGGACGATCGGGTGTGCTTCCAGGTGCGCGACACGGGCATTGGCATCTCGCCGGAGCTCCACGAGCGCATCTTCGAGGAGTTCACCCAGGTGGAGAGCCCGCTGCAGAAGAAGGTGAAGGGTACGGGCCTGGGGCTGGCGCTGTCGCGGCGGCTGGCGGAGTTCCTCGGCGGCAGCCTCACGGTGCAGAGCACGCCGGGCCGGGGCTCCACCTTCACGCTCCTCATCCCCCGGGTGCACCCGGAGGTGGAGGCGATGGTGAGCCTGGCCGAGCGCAGCCAGCACCTGGAGCCGGGCCGCGCGCCGGTGCTGGTGCTGGAGGACGACCGGCAGACGCTCTTCCTCTACGAGAAGTACCTGGAGCGCTCGGGCTTCCAGGTGCTGCCAGTGCGCACGGTGGACGAGGCACGGCGCACGCTGCAGCGGGTGCGCCCGGCCGCCATCGTCATGGACGTCATGCTGGAAGGAGAGACGAGCTGGGGCTTCCTCTCCGAGCTCAAGGGCAACGAGGCCACGCGCGACATCCCCACCCTGGTGGTGACGCTCATGGACCGCGAGCACAAGGCGCGCGCGCTGGGCGCGGACGAGTTCTGGCTCAAGCCGGTGGTCGAGGAGCAGCTGCTGCGCAAGCTGGCGGCCATGGCGCGCACGGGCCCCGTGCACAAGCTGCTCATCATCGACGACGACGACGTGCACCGCTACCTGCTGCGGCAACTGCTCAAGGACACGCCCTACGTGCTGTCCGAGGCGGCCACCGGGCCCGAGGGCATCCGGCTGGCGCGCGAGCAGCGGCCGGACCTCATCTTCCTGGACTTCGTGCTCCCGGACATGACGGCCTTCGACGTGCTGGACGACTTGAAGGCGGACCCCATCACGCGCGACATCCCCGTCATCCTCCACACCTCGCGGCAGTTGCAGGAGGAGGAGCGGCAGCGGTTGGCGAAGGAGACGGCGATCATCCTGGCCAAACACACGCTGAGCCGCGAGGTCGCCATCAGCCGCATCCGGGACGCCCTCCACAAGACGGGTCTGGGCACCAATCAGGGAGAGGGCCGCCGTGGCTGA
- a CDS encoding response regulator, with amino-acid sequence MSFSATILNVNDDEATRYLSTRTLKMAGYKVVEAATGHEALRLAQEVRPDVVVLDVKLPDISGYEVCKRLRANPETASIAVMHTSATYVTPDKKVRGLEGGADAYLTEPFEGEELVATVRSLLRMRRAEQQLRRRTESLEEADRRKDLFLAMLAHELRNPLAAITTAVGILDRRPPVDPKEGRMISIIQRQTNHLARLVDDLLDVSRMTRGKVELRRTRLDLRGVMEQVLTVFRPLADNRKLTLESHLTAVPLWMEADTTRLEQIFTNLLDNATKYTDAGGAIQVRVEPVARNGLAGAVVRVKDTGIGIRSDILPSVFDLFAQADESLERTRGGLGIGLTLVRSLVELHGGQVEAHSDGPGQGSEFTVWLPLLPEASEQEPRDVVMPDLVKRRRHILLVEDNADARQALQDLLETWGHRVEVAADGLRGLELAVQRTPELALVDIGLPGLDGYRVAEELRAKMGRAIRLVALTGYGGTEDQTRARQAGFDLHLVKPVRPDDLDRLLSQL; translated from the coding sequence ATGAGCTTTTCCGCGACCATTCTCAACGTCAACGACGACGAGGCGACCCGCTATCTGTCCACGCGCACGCTGAAGATGGCGGGCTACAAGGTGGTGGAGGCGGCCACGGGCCATGAGGCGCTGCGGCTGGCCCAGGAAGTCCGCCCGGACGTGGTGGTGCTGGACGTGAAGCTGCCGGACATCAGCGGCTACGAGGTGTGCAAGCGCCTGCGGGCCAACCCGGAGACGGCCTCCATCGCGGTGATGCACACCTCGGCCACCTACGTGACGCCGGACAAGAAGGTGCGCGGGCTGGAGGGCGGCGCGGACGCCTACCTCACCGAGCCCTTCGAGGGCGAGGAGCTCGTCGCCACCGTGCGCTCGCTGTTGCGCATGCGGCGCGCGGAGCAGCAGCTGCGCCGGCGCACCGAGTCCCTGGAGGAGGCGGACCGGCGCAAGGACCTGTTCCTGGCCATGCTCGCCCACGAGCTGCGCAACCCCCTGGCCGCCATCACCACCGCCGTGGGCATCCTGGATCGCCGCCCGCCGGTGGACCCCAAGGAGGGGCGGATGATCTCCATCATCCAGCGCCAGACGAACCACCTGGCGCGGCTGGTGGACGACCTGCTGGACGTGAGCCGGATGACGCGCGGCAAGGTGGAACTGCGCCGGACGCGCTTGGACCTGCGGGGCGTGATGGAGCAGGTGCTGACGGTGTTCCGCCCCCTGGCCGACAACCGCAAGCTGACGCTCGAGTCCCACCTGACGGCGGTGCCGCTGTGGATGGAGGCGGACACGACGCGGCTGGAGCAGATCTTCACCAACCTGCTGGACAACGCGACGAAGTACACGGACGCGGGTGGAGCCATCCAGGTGCGGGTGGAGCCGGTGGCGCGCAACGGGCTCGCGGGAGCGGTGGTGCGGGTGAAGGACACGGGCATCGGCATCCGCTCGGACATCCTGCCCTCGGTGTTCGACCTGTTCGCGCAGGCGGACGAGTCGCTGGAGCGCACACGCGGGGGCCTGGGCATCGGCCTGACGCTGGTGCGCAGCCTGGTGGAGCTGCACGGAGGCCAGGTGGAGGCGCACAGCGATGGCCCGGGCCAGGGCAGCGAGTTCACCGTGTGGCTGCCGCTGCTGCCGGAGGCCTCGGAGCAGGAGCCGCGCGACGTGGTGATGCCGGACCTGGTGAAGCGCCGCCGGCACATCCTGCTGGTGGAGGACAACGCGGACGCGCGGCAGGCGCTGCAGGATTTGCTCGAGACCTGGGGCCATCGGGTGGAAGTGGCGGCGGACGGGCTGCGCGGGTTGGAGCTGGCGGTGCAGCGCACGCCGGAGCTGGCGCTGGTGGACATCGGGCTGCCGGGACTGGACGGCTACCGGGTGGCGGAGGAGCTGCGGGCGAAGATGGGCCGGGCCATCCGGCTGGTGGCGCTCACCGGCTACGGCGGGACGGAGGACCAGACGCGGGCGCGCCAGGCGGGCTTCGACCTGCACCTGGTGAAGCCGGTGCGGCCGGACGACCTGGACCGGCTCCTGTCGCAACTGTGA